The proteins below are encoded in one region of Mycobacterium botniense:
- a CDS encoding YebC/PmpR family DNA-binding transcriptional regulator, with translation MSGHSKWATTKHKKAVVDARRGKMFARLIKNIEVAARVGGGDPAGNPTLYDAIQKAKKSSVPNENIERARRRGAGEEAGGADYQTVTYEGYGPNGVAVLIECLTDNRNRAASEVRVAMTRNGGTMADPGSVSYLFSRKGVVTLDKNGLTEDDVLAAVLDAGAEEVNDLGDSFEIISEPGDLVAVRTALQNAGIDYVSAEASFQPSVSVPVDLDAARKLFKLVDALEDSDDVQNVWTNVDVPDEVLAALEDE, from the coding sequence ATGAGCGGCCATTCCAAGTGGGCCACTACCAAGCACAAAAAGGCGGTCGTCGACGCGCGCCGCGGCAAGATGTTCGCGCGGCTGATCAAGAACATCGAAGTCGCGGCGCGGGTCGGTGGCGGTGACCCAGCGGGAAACCCCACGCTGTACGACGCTATCCAGAAGGCGAAGAAGAGTTCGGTACCCAACGAAAACATTGAACGCGCTCGCCGGCGCGGCGCTGGCGAGGAGGCCGGCGGTGCGGACTACCAGACCGTCACCTACGAGGGTTATGGACCTAACGGTGTTGCGGTGTTGATCGAGTGCCTGACCGACAATCGCAACCGCGCCGCCAGCGAGGTACGGGTGGCGATGACACGCAACGGCGGCACCATGGCGGACCCGGGGTCGGTGTCCTATCTGTTTTCCCGCAAAGGTGTGGTCACCCTGGACAAGAACGGCCTGACCGAAGACGATGTGCTGGCGGCCGTGCTGGACGCGGGTGCCGAGGAGGTGAACGATCTCGGCGATAGCTTCGAAATCATCTCGGAACCGGGCGATTTGGTGGCAGTGCGGACCGCGTTGCAAAACGCCGGGATCGACTACGTGTCAGCCGAGGCCAGTTTCCAGCCCTCGGTCAGCGTTCCGGTCGACCTCGACGCCGCCCGCAAGCTATTTAAACTCGTCGACGCGCTGGAAGATAGCGACGATGTGCAGAACGTGTGGACCAACGTCGACGTGCCCGATGAGGTACTGGCCGCACTCGAGGACGAGTGA
- the pdxT gene encoding pyridoxal 5'-phosphate synthase glutaminase subunit PdxT, whose translation MTTPRIGVLALQGDTREHLAAVREAGAEPRAVRRRAELDAVDALVIPGGESTTMSQLLRELDLLEPLRARLADGLPAYGACAGMILLASEILDAGAKGREAVPLGAIDMTVRRNAFGRQVDSFEGDIAFAGLDEPVRAVFIRAPWVERAGPGVQVLARAAGHIVAVRQGPVLATAFHPEVTGDRRIHRLFVDIVTGER comes from the coding sequence GTGACCACGCCGCGAATTGGCGTGCTGGCGCTGCAAGGTGACACCCGGGAGCACCTGGCGGCGGTGCGCGAAGCCGGTGCTGAGCCACGTGCCGTGCGTCGTCGCGCTGAACTGGACGCGGTGGACGCCTTGGTCATTCCCGGCGGAGAGTCCACCACCATGAGCCAGCTGCTGCGCGAGCTGGACTTGCTGGAGCCGCTGCGGGCACGGCTGGCCGACGGGTTGCCGGCGTACGGAGCGTGTGCCGGGATGATCCTTTTGGCCAGCGAGATCCTTGATGCCGGCGCCAAGGGCCGCGAGGCGGTTCCGCTGGGTGCCATCGATATGACCGTGCGGCGCAACGCATTCGGCCGCCAGGTCGATTCGTTCGAGGGCGATATCGCGTTCGCGGGCCTGGACGAGCCGGTGCGTGCGGTGTTCATCCGCGCGCCGTGGGTCGAGCGGGCGGGCCCGGGGGTGCAGGTGCTGGCCCGCGCGGCCGGCCATATCGTGGCGGTGCGGCAGGGCCCGGTGCTGGCGACGGCGTTTCACCCGGAGGTGACCGGCGACCGCCGCATCCACCGGTTGTTTGTCGACATCGTCACCGGCGAGCGTTAG
- the tesB gene encoding acyl-CoA thioesterase II, with protein MAIEEILDLEQLEVNIYRGRVFSPESGNWQRTFGGHVAGQSLVSAVRTVDPRYLVHSLHGYFLRPGDATAPTIFLVERLRDGGSFCTRRVNAIQHGETIFSMSASFQTDQSGIEHQDAMPSAPPPDDLPGLRSMKVFDDAGFRQFDEWDVRVVPQQKLERLPRLASQQQVWFRHRDPLPDDPVLHICALAYMSDLTLLGSAQVIHIEERHHLQVASLDHAMWFMRPFRADEWLLYDQSSPSACGGRALTQGKIFNRYGELVAAVVQEGLTRYKRELRPASR; from the coding sequence ATGGCGATCGAAGAGATCCTCGATCTCGAACAGCTCGAGGTGAACATCTACCGCGGCCGGGTGTTCAGTCCGGAATCGGGCAACTGGCAGCGCACGTTCGGCGGGCACGTCGCCGGACAGTCCCTGGTGTCGGCGGTGCGCACCGTCGACCCGCGTTACCTGGTGCATTCGCTGCACGGTTATTTTCTGCGGCCCGGAGATGCCACAGCGCCCACCATTTTCCTCGTCGAACGCCTCCGCGACGGCGGCTCGTTTTGCACCAGGCGGGTGAACGCGATCCAGCACGGCGAGACGATCTTTTCCATGTCAGCGTCGTTTCAGACCGATCAGAGCGGCATCGAACATCAAGACGCGATGCCTTCTGCGCCGCCGCCGGACGACCTGCCGGGGCTGAGGTCGATGAAGGTGTTTGACGACGCGGGTTTCCGCCAGTTTGACGAATGGGACGTGCGCGTGGTTCCGCAACAGAAACTCGAACGTCTGCCCCGGTTAGCATCCCAGCAGCAGGTGTGGTTCCGGCATCGCGACCCGTTGCCCGACGACCCGGTGCTGCACATCTGCGCGCTGGCCTATATGAGTGATCTCACTCTGCTCGGCTCGGCCCAGGTGATCCATATCGAGGAGCGCCACCACCTGCAGGTCGCCTCGCTGGATCACGCGATGTGGTTCATGCGGCCGTTCCGGGCCGACGAGTGGCTGCTCTACGACCAGTCCTCGCCGTCGGCGTGCGGCGGGCGGGCGCTGACCCAGGGCAAGATCTTCAACCGGTACGGCGAGCTGGTCGCCGCAGTCGTGCAAGAGGGCTTGACCCGGTACAAACGCGAGCTTCGTCCGGCGAGCCGGTGA
- the pdxS gene encoding pyridoxal 5'-phosphate synthase lyase subunit PdxS has product MDTAASSNAAGQTGTTRVKRGMAEMLKGGVIMDVVTPEQARIAEGAGAVAVMALERVPADIRAQGGVARMSDPELIEAIINAVTIPVMAKVRIGHFVEAQILQSLGVDYIDESEVLTPADYTHHIDKWKFTVPFVCGATNLGEALRRITEGAAMIRSKGEAGTGDVSNATAHIRAMTSEIRRLTTLSEDELFVAAKELQAPYELVAEVARAGKLPVTLFCAGGIATPADAAMMMQLGAEGIFVGSGIFKSSSPAHRAAAIVKATTFYDDPDVLAKVSRGLGEAMVGITVEDIAQPHRLAQRGW; this is encoded by the coding sequence GTGGATACCGCCGCTTCGTCGAACGCTGCCGGGCAAACCGGGACGACGCGGGTCAAGCGCGGAATGGCCGAAATGCTCAAGGGCGGCGTCATCATGGATGTCGTCACCCCCGAGCAAGCCCGCATCGCCGAGGGAGCCGGGGCCGTCGCGGTGATGGCACTGGAGCGGGTACCCGCCGATATCCGCGCCCAGGGCGGTGTCGCCCGGATGAGCGATCCCGAGCTGATCGAGGCCATCATCAACGCGGTCACCATCCCGGTGATGGCCAAAGTGCGTATCGGCCATTTCGTCGAGGCGCAGATCCTGCAGAGCCTGGGGGTGGACTACATTGACGAGTCCGAGGTGCTGACTCCCGCCGACTACACCCACCACATCGACAAGTGGAAGTTCACCGTGCCATTCGTTTGCGGGGCGACCAATCTCGGTGAGGCATTGCGGCGGATTACCGAGGGCGCGGCCATGATCCGGTCCAAGGGTGAAGCCGGCACCGGTGACGTGTCCAACGCCACTGCGCACATACGGGCGATGACCAGCGAGATCCGCCGGCTGACCACGCTGAGTGAGGACGAGCTGTTCGTCGCCGCCAAAGAGCTGCAGGCACCCTATGAACTGGTCGCCGAGGTCGCCCGCGCCGGCAAGCTGCCGGTGACATTGTTCTGCGCGGGCGGTATCGCCACCCCCGCCGACGCGGCGATGATGATGCAACTGGGCGCTGAAGGAATCTTTGTCGGCTCCGGGATCTTCAAATCGAGCTCCCCCGCCCACCGCGCCGCCGCCATCGTCAAGGCGACCACCTTCTACGACGACCCCGATGTGCTGGCCAAGGTGTCGCGGGGCCTGGGGGAGGCCATGGTGGGTATCACCGTGGAGGACATCGCCCAGCCCCACCGGCTCGCCCAACGCGGCTGGTAA
- a CDS encoding NUDIX hydrolase yields the protein MTWAVVTVVVLVAVLVALGARVYQMANRLDRLHVRYDLSWQALDGALARRAVVARAVAADAYGGAPEGKRLAALADAAERAPRAEREACENELSAALAMVDPAALPSALVAELADAEARVLLARRFHNDAVRDTLALRERPLVRLLRLGGRAALPTYFEIAERYRAVLDSTQPVASQRTSARVVLLDETGAVLLLCGSDPAITDGSAPKWWFTVGGRVRPGEPLAHAAARELAEETGLRVEPADMIGPIWRRDAVFEFNGSVLDSQEFFFVYRTRRFEPSPSGRTELERRYIHSHRWCDAGDIAELVAGGETVYPLQLSELLADAKALADAGAPARARQLQSIR from the coding sequence ATGACCTGGGCGGTCGTGACCGTCGTGGTCCTGGTCGCGGTGCTGGTGGCGCTGGGCGCCCGGGTGTATCAGATGGCCAACCGGCTGGACCGGTTGCACGTGCGCTACGACCTGTCCTGGCAGGCCCTCGACGGTGCGCTGGCGCGCCGCGCGGTGGTGGCCCGCGCGGTCGCCGCCGACGCCTACGGCGGCGCCCCGGAAGGCAAGCGGCTGGCCGCGCTGGCCGACGCCGCCGAGCGTGCGCCCCGAGCCGAGCGTGAAGCGTGCGAAAACGAGCTGTCGGCGGCGTTAGCGATGGTTGACCCGGCGGCATTGCCGTCGGCTCTGGTCGCCGAGCTGGCCGACGCCGAGGCACGGGTGTTGCTGGCTCGCCGATTCCACAACGACGCGGTCCGTGACACCTTGGCGCTCCGCGAACGGCCCCTGGTGCGTCTGCTGCGGCTGGGTGGAAGAGCTGCGCTGCCAACGTATTTCGAAATCGCAGAGCGCTACCGCGCGGTGCTGGACAGCACTCAACCGGTGGCCAGTCAGCGCACCTCGGCGCGGGTGGTGCTCCTCGACGAGACCGGTGCGGTGTTGTTGCTGTGCGGTTCGGACCCGGCGATCACCGACGGCAGCGCGCCCAAGTGGTGGTTCACCGTCGGCGGCCGGGTGCGGCCCGGCGAGCCCCTGGCGCACGCAGCGGCGCGGGAGCTGGCCGAGGAGACCGGTCTGCGGGTCGAGCCCGCGGACATGATCGGACCGATCTGGCGGCGCGATGCGGTGTTCGAGTTCAACGGCTCGGTGCTCGACAGCCAGGAATTCTTCTTCGTGTATCGCACCCGGCGGTTCGAGCCGTCCCCGTCGGGGCGGACTGAATTGGAGCGCCGCTACATTCACAGTCACCGCTGGTGTGACGCCGGCGACATCGCCGAATTGGTAGCCGGCGGTGAAACGGTCTACCCGCTTCAGCTGTCCGAACTGCTCGCCGACGCGAAAGCGCTGGCCGACGCCGGGGCACCGGCGCGGGCGCGGCAGTTGCAGTCGATCCGCTGA
- a CDS encoding glycosyltransferase family 4 protein: MRIGMVCPYSFDVPGGVQSHVLQLAEVMRERGHMVSVLAPASPDRHVKLPDYVVSAGKAVPIPYNGSVARLQFSPAVHRKVRRWLADGDFDVLHLHEPNAPSLSMWALRVAEGPIVATFHTSTTKSLTLSVFQGVLRPWHEKIVGRIAVSDLARRWQMEALGSDAVEIPNGVDVAAFASATRLQGYPRPGKTVLFLGRYDEPRKGMSVLLGALPSLVQRFPAVQLLIVGRGDEDQLRSQAGDLAHHLRFLGQVDDAGKASALRSADVYCAPNTGGESFGIVLVEAMAAGTPVVASDLHAFRRVLCDGAAGRLVAVDDPAALAAGLIAVLENDILRERYIAAGAAAVRRYDWSVVANQIMRVYETVAGSGTKVQVAS; encoded by the coding sequence ATGCGGATCGGCATGGTGTGCCCCTACTCGTTCGACGTGCCGGGCGGGGTGCAGTCGCATGTGTTGCAGCTGGCCGAGGTGATGCGCGAGCGTGGTCACATGGTCAGTGTGTTGGCCCCGGCCTCTCCGGACCGGCATGTCAAGCTGCCCGACTACGTCGTCTCCGCCGGCAAAGCCGTCCCGATTCCCTACAACGGGTCGGTGGCCCGGCTCCAGTTCAGCCCGGCGGTGCACCGCAAGGTCAGGCGCTGGCTGGCCGACGGTGATTTCGACGTGCTGCACCTGCACGAGCCGAATGCGCCGAGCTTGTCGATGTGGGCGTTGCGGGTCGCCGAGGGCCCGATCGTGGCGACCTTTCACACCTCGACCACCAAATCGCTGACACTGTCGGTGTTCCAGGGTGTGCTGCGGCCCTGGCATGAGAAGATTGTGGGCCGGATCGCGGTGTCGGACCTGGCGCGGCGCTGGCAGATGGAGGCGCTGGGTTCGGACGCGGTGGAGATCCCCAACGGTGTCGACGTGGCCGCGTTCGCCTCGGCAACCCGGCTGCAGGGCTATCCGCGCCCGGGCAAGACGGTGTTGTTCTTGGGCCGCTACGACGAGCCCCGCAAGGGGATGAGCGTGCTGCTCGGTGCGTTGCCGAGCCTGGTGCAGCGCTTCCCGGCCGTGCAGCTGCTGATCGTCGGCCGGGGTGACGAGGACCAATTACGCAGCCAAGCCGGCGATTTGGCGCACCATCTGCGGTTTCTCGGGCAGGTCGACGATGCCGGGAAGGCGTCGGCTTTGCGCAGCGCCGATGTGTACTGTGCGCCCAACACCGGCGGTGAGAGTTTCGGCATCGTCTTAGTGGAGGCGATGGCGGCGGGAACCCCGGTGGTGGCCAGCGATCTGCACGCGTTCCGCCGGGTACTGTGCGACGGCGCGGCCGGTCGCCTGGTCGCCGTCGACGATCCGGCTGCCCTGGCGGCGGGACTGATCGCGGTGCTGGAGAACGACATCCTGCGCGAGCGCTACATCGCGGCCGGCGCCGCCGCGGTGCGTCGATATGACTGGTCGGTGGTGGCCAACCAGATCATGCGGGTCTATGAGACGGTTGCCGGCTCGGGCACCAAGGTCCAGGTGGCCAGCTGA
- a CDS encoding phosphatidylinositol mannoside acyltransferase: MISIPVGLKTPAGISSPLRSSVAGWAYAAGWMVVRAVPEFAARGVFDAGARYAARHGGPVQLRKNLARVLGVAPGEVPDTLMRASLASYARYWREVFRLPAMNHRALAQQLDESVGGREHLDAALASGRGAVLALPHSGNWDMAGVWLAQIYGRFTTVAERLKPESLYRRFIDYREGLGFEVLPLSGGRRPPFELLSERLRANRVVCLLAERDLTRTGVPVDFFAEPTRMPAGPAKLAIDTGAALLPVHCWYVDDGWGFQVYPALDCTSGDVGVITQALAEVFARNIAAYPADWHMLQPQWLADLPDERRTALGAA; this comes from the coding sequence GTGATCTCCATCCCGGTCGGCCTGAAAACACCGGCGGGCATAAGCTCCCCGCTGCGGAGCAGCGTCGCCGGCTGGGCCTATGCGGCCGGGTGGATGGTGGTGCGAGCGGTGCCGGAATTCGCTGCGCGCGGCGTGTTCGACGCCGGTGCCCGCTACGCGGCCCGTCACGGCGGCCCGGTGCAGCTGCGGAAGAACCTGGCTCGCGTCCTCGGTGTGGCGCCGGGCGAGGTGCCCGACACGCTGATGCGGGCCTCACTTGCCTCCTATGCGCGCTATTGGCGGGAAGTATTTCGGCTGCCGGCGATGAACCACCGCGCACTGGCTCAGCAGCTCGACGAATCGGTGGGCGGCAGAGAACATCTGGACGCCGCGCTGGCATCCGGGCGCGGGGCCGTGCTGGCATTGCCGCACAGCGGCAACTGGGATATGGCGGGGGTGTGGCTGGCTCAGATCTACGGCAGGTTCACCACGGTCGCCGAACGGCTGAAACCCGAGTCGCTGTATCGGCGGTTCATCGACTACCGCGAAGGCCTCGGTTTCGAGGTCCTGCCGCTGTCCGGTGGCCGACGGCCCCCGTTCGAGCTGCTCAGCGAGCGACTGCGGGCCAACCGGGTGGTCTGCTTGTTGGCGGAGCGCGATCTCACCCGCACCGGTGTCCCGGTGGACTTCTTCGCCGAGCCCACCCGGATGCCCGCGGGCCCGGCCAAACTCGCGATCGACACCGGTGCGGCGCTGCTGCCGGTGCACTGCTGGTATGTCGACGACGGCTGGGGTTTCCAGGTGTATCCGGCGCTGGACTGCACCAGCGGTGACGTCGGTGTCATCACCCAGGCGCTGGCGGAGGTGTTCGCGCGAAACATCGCCGCGTACCCCGCCGACTGGCACATGCTGCAGCCGCAGTGGCTGGCCGATCTGCCCGACGAGCGGCGCACCGCGTTAGGGGCAGCCTGA
- the pgsA gene encoding phosphatidylinositol phosphate synthase, translating to MGKATVSRLRLARSAFTRVTAPVARALLRAGFTADGVTIIGTAAAVLAALTLFPTGHLFAGTLVVWFFVHFDMLDGAMARESGGGSRFGAVLDATCDRISDGAVFCGLAWWAAFGLRSAPLVVATLICLVTSQVISYIKARAEASGLRGDGGLIERPERLIIVLVGAGLSDLPVFPLPWALHLAMWVLALASMITCAQRLHTVRHSPGAADPPPSAGESAKPQGKNTS from the coding sequence ATGGGAAAGGCAACCGTGAGCAGGCTGCGCCTGGCCCGGTCGGCTTTTACCCGCGTCACCGCCCCGGTGGCCCGGGCGTTGCTGCGGGCCGGTTTCACCGCGGATGGGGTCACCATCATCGGCACCGCGGCCGCCGTGCTGGCCGCGCTCACCCTGTTTCCCACCGGCCACCTGTTCGCGGGCACACTCGTGGTCTGGTTTTTCGTGCATTTCGACATGCTCGACGGCGCGATGGCCCGGGAGAGCGGCGGCGGCAGCCGGTTCGGGGCCGTATTGGACGCCACCTGCGACCGCATCAGCGACGGTGCGGTGTTCTGCGGGCTGGCGTGGTGGGCGGCGTTCGGTCTGCGCAGCGCACCGTTGGTGGTGGCGACGTTGATCTGCCTGGTGACGTCGCAGGTGATCTCCTATATTAAGGCACGCGCGGAGGCCAGCGGGCTGCGCGGTGACGGCGGGCTCATCGAACGACCGGAACGGTTGATCATCGTGCTGGTCGGCGCTGGTTTGTCGGATCTGCCGGTCTTTCCGCTGCCGTGGGCGCTGCATCTGGCGATGTGGGTGCTGGCGCTGGCCAGCATGATCACCTGTGCCCAGCGGTTACATACGGTGCGGCACTCGCCCGGGGCAGCGGATCCGCCGCCCTCAGCCGGAGAATCGGCGAAGCCACAAGGGAAAAACACATCGTGA
- a CDS encoding HIT family protein produces MSDDERTDEDRSTDERTIIDRGVGEADHLQRLWTPYRMSYLAEAPVRRDNSKSAQPFTDIPQLPDEDGLVVARGELVYAVLNLYPYNPGHLMIVPYRRVSELEDLTDKESAELMAFTQKAIRVIKAVSRPHGFNVGMNLGTSAGGSLAEHLHVHVVPRWGGDANFITIIGDSKVIPQLLRDTRRLLADEWERQP; encoded by the coding sequence GTGAGTGACGACGAACGCACAGACGAGGATCGCAGCACCGACGAGCGCACGATCATCGACCGCGGTGTGGGCGAGGCCGACCACCTGCAGCGGTTGTGGACGCCGTACCGGATGAGCTATTTGGCCGAGGCGCCGGTGCGCCGTGACAACTCCAAATCCGCGCAGCCGTTCACCGATATCCCGCAACTGCCCGATGAGGACGGACTGGTGGTCGCCCGGGGCGAGCTGGTCTACGCCGTGCTCAACCTCTATCCGTACAATCCCGGGCATCTGATGATCGTGCCCTACCGGCGGGTGTCCGAACTCGAGGATCTCACCGACAAGGAAAGCGCCGAGTTGATGGCGTTCACGCAGAAGGCGATCCGTGTCATCAAGGCGGTGTCGCGGCCACATGGGTTCAATGTGGGCATGAACCTGGGGACGTCGGCGGGCGGGTCGCTGGCCGAGCATCTGCACGTCCACGTCGTGCCGCGATGGGGTGGTGACGCCAATTTCATCACCATCATCGGCGACTCGAAGGTCATCCCGCAGCTGCTGCGGGACACCCGCCGGCTGCTGGCCGATGAATGGGAAAGGCAACCGTGA
- the thrS gene encoding threonine--tRNA ligase codes for MSAPPQPAAAAVIRVPAGTTAAAAVRAAGLPGRGAADAIVVVRDAEGKLRDLSWVPDRDTDVTPVAANTDDGRSVIRHSCAHVLAQAVQDLFPGAKLGIGPPIADGFYYDFDVPEPFTPQDLEALEKRMRQIVKDGQLFSRRVYDSVEQARAELADEPYKLQLVDDKSGDPEVMEVGGDELTAYDNLDPRTRERVWGDLCRGPHIPTTRYIPAFKLTRSSAAYWRGDQNNPSLQRIYGTAWESQEALERHLRLIEEAQRRDHRKLGAELDLFSFPDEIGSGLPVFHPRGGIVRRELEEYSRRKHIEAGYDFVNTPHITKAQLYHTSGHLDWFADEIFPPLHIDAEYHVDGTVRKPGQDYYLKPMNCPMHCLIFRSRGRSYRELPLRLFEFGTVYRYEKSGVVHGLTRVRGMTQDDAHIFCTREQMRDELASLLRFVLELLSDYGLTDFYLELSTKDPDKFFGSEQIWEEATATLAAVGEASGLELVPDPGGAAFYGPKISVQARDALGRSWQISTIQLDFNTPERFELEYTAADGSRRRPVMIHRALFGSIERFFGILTEHYAGAFPAWLAPVQVVGIPVADQHVPYLESVAEQLKSHGVRVEVDAGDDRMAKKIVHHTNRKVPFMLLVGDRDMQAGAVSFRFGDRTQINGVARDDAVAAIVGWIADRENAAPTADLVKVASRE; via the coding sequence ATGAGCGCCCCCCCACAACCCGCCGCAGCTGCCGTGATCCGGGTGCCTGCCGGCACCACCGCGGCGGCCGCAGTGCGCGCCGCGGGATTGCCGGGCCGGGGTGCTGCGGACGCGATCGTCGTGGTACGCGACGCCGAGGGCAAGCTGCGTGATTTGAGTTGGGTTCCTGACCGCGACACCGATGTCACCCCCGTGGCGGCCAATACCGACGACGGGCGCAGCGTTATCCGGCACTCGTGTGCGCATGTGCTGGCCCAGGCTGTCCAGGACTTGTTCCCGGGAGCCAAACTCGGGATCGGGCCGCCGATCGCCGATGGTTTCTACTACGACTTCGACGTGCCGGAGCCGTTCACCCCGCAGGACTTGGAGGCGCTGGAGAAGCGGATGCGCCAGATCGTCAAGGACGGGCAGTTGTTCTCCCGGCGGGTATACGACTCCGTCGAACAGGCCCGCGCCGAGCTGGCCGACGAGCCCTACAAGCTGCAGCTGGTTGATGACAAGTCCGGTGACCCGGAGGTGATGGAGGTCGGCGGCGACGAACTCACCGCCTACGACAATCTCGATCCGCGCACGCGGGAACGGGTTTGGGGTGATCTGTGCCGCGGCCCGCACATCCCCACCACCCGCTACATTCCGGCGTTCAAGCTCACCCGCTCGTCGGCCGCATACTGGCGAGGCGACCAGAACAACCCCAGCCTGCAACGCATCTACGGCACTGCGTGGGAGTCGCAGGAGGCGCTGGAGCGCCATCTGAGGCTGATCGAAGAGGCCCAGCGCCGCGACCACCGCAAACTGGGGGCGGAGTTGGACTTGTTCAGCTTCCCGGACGAAATCGGTTCGGGCCTACCGGTTTTCCACCCGCGGGGCGGAATCGTGCGCCGGGAGCTGGAGGAGTACTCGCGGCGCAAGCACATCGAAGCGGGCTACGACTTCGTCAACACCCCGCACATCACCAAGGCGCAGCTGTACCACACGTCCGGGCACCTGGACTGGTTCGCCGACGAGATCTTCCCGCCGCTGCATATCGACGCCGAATACCACGTCGACGGCACCGTGCGCAAGCCCGGGCAGGACTACTACCTCAAGCCGATGAACTGCCCGATGCACTGCCTGATCTTCCGCTCGCGCGGGCGGTCATACCGCGAGCTGCCGTTGCGGCTTTTCGAGTTCGGCACCGTCTATCGCTACGAGAAGTCCGGGGTGGTGCACGGCCTGACTCGAGTCCGCGGCATGACTCAGGATGATGCGCACATCTTTTGCACCCGCGAGCAAATGCGCGACGAACTGGCCTCGCTGCTGCGGTTCGTGCTGGAGTTGCTCAGTGACTACGGGCTTACTGACTTTTATCTGGAGCTGTCCACCAAGGATCCGGACAAGTTTTTCGGCTCCGAACAGATATGGGAGGAAGCTACCGCCACTTTGGCCGCGGTGGGCGAGGCGTCGGGCCTGGAGTTGGTCCCCGATCCGGGCGGCGCGGCGTTTTACGGTCCCAAGATCTCGGTTCAGGCGCGCGATGCGCTGGGCCGTTCTTGGCAGATATCGACGATCCAGCTGGACTTCAACACGCCCGAACGTTTCGAGCTGGAGTACACCGCGGCCGACGGCAGCCGCCGCCGGCCGGTGATGATCCACCGGGCGCTGTTCGGGTCGATCGAACGGTTCTTCGGCATCCTCACAGAGCACTACGCCGGGGCGTTTCCGGCGTGGCTGGCACCGGTGCAAGTGGTGGGCATACCGGTTGCCGATCAGCACGTGCCGTATCTGGAAAGCGTTGCTGAGCAACTGAAGTCACACGGGGTCCGGGTTGAAGTCGATGCCGGTGACGACCGGATGGCCAAGAAGATCGTGCACCACACCAATCGAAAGGTGCCGTTCATGTTGCTGGTCGGCGACCGCGATATGCAGGCTGGTGCCGTGAGCTTCCGGTTCGGTGACCGCACCCAGATCAACGGCGTGGCCCGCGACGACGCCGTCGCAGCCATCGTGGGCTGGATCGCCGACCGCGAGAACGCTGCCCCCACAGCCGATCTGGTGAAAGTAGCCAGTCGTGAGTGA
- a CDS encoding aldo/keto reductase, whose protein sequence is MTIQPIAQASGTFTLGGDLTVNRLGFGAMRLTGKGVWGPPADRDEAIRVLRRAVQLGVNFIDTADSYGPYVSEEIIREALHPYDGVVVATKAGLLRTGPDVWIPLGHPSYLRQECEMSLRRLGVERIDLFQLHRVDPNFPLADQVGELAKLKDEGKIRHIGLSEVDTDQLAAAQQVTPIVSVQNLFNLTARSAEPVVDACTAQGIGFIPWFPLAAGPLAAPDSPLARMAAEHRATPSQMALAWLLRRSPVMLPIPGTSRVAHLEENVAAAEIRLSDEEFELLGAIGEQNA, encoded by the coding sequence GTGACTATCCAACCCATCGCACAGGCATCTGGAACGTTCACCCTCGGCGGGGATCTGACCGTCAACCGGCTGGGTTTTGGCGCGATGCGGCTGACCGGCAAGGGGGTGTGGGGTCCGCCCGCAGACCGTGACGAAGCCATTCGGGTGCTGCGTCGCGCTGTGCAGCTCGGCGTCAACTTCATCGACACCGCTGATTCCTACGGCCCGTATGTTTCCGAGGAGATCATCCGGGAGGCGCTGCATCCCTATGACGGTGTGGTCGTCGCCACCAAGGCCGGGCTGCTGCGCACCGGGCCCGATGTGTGGATTCCGCTGGGCCACCCCAGCTATCTACGCCAAGAGTGTGAGATGAGCCTGCGGCGGCTGGGCGTCGAGCGCATCGACCTGTTCCAGCTGCACCGCGTCGACCCGAATTTCCCGCTGGCGGACCAGGTTGGCGAGCTGGCCAAACTCAAAGACGAGGGCAAGATTCGGCATATCGGTCTGTCGGAGGTCGACACCGACCAGCTGGCCGCTGCCCAGCAGGTCACCCCGATCGTGTCGGTGCAGAACCTGTTCAATCTGACCGCCCGGAGCGCCGAGCCGGTCGTGGACGCCTGCACCGCGCAGGGCATCGGCTTCATTCCCTGGTTCCCGTTGGCCGCCGGTCCGCTGGCCGCGCCCGACAGCCCGCTGGCGCGGATGGCTGCCGAACACCGGGCGACACCGTCGCAGATGGCTCTGGCCTGGTTGTTGCGTCGCTCGCCGGTGATGTTGCCGATCCCGGGAACGTCCAGGGTGGCGCACCTGGAAGAAAACGTCGCCGCCGCTGAAATCAGGCTCTCCGACGAAGAGTTCGAGTTATTGGGGGCGATCGGAGAACAGAACGCGTAG